The Micromonospora siamensis genome contains the following window.
AGGGGGCGACCGATGGCCGGCATCATGCTGCGCAGCACCGCGTTCACCGACCACGACCTGCTACCGGGACGCTTCGCCCAGGACGGCGAAAACCTGTCACCGCCGTTGCAGTGGTCGGACGTGCCCGACTCGGCCGAGGAGCTGGTGCTGGTGGTGGAGGACCCGGACGCGGGCCGGGCCCCGTTCCTGCACTGGCTGGTGACCGGGATCGCGCCGGAGTCCACCGGGGTGGCCGAGGGCGCGGTGCCCGACGGCGGCCGGGAGTGGCCGAACGCCACCGGCAACACCGGCTGGTCCGGACCGCTGCCCCCGCAGGGCGAGGAGGCGCACCGCTACTTC
Protein-coding sequences here:
- a CDS encoding YbhB/YbcL family Raf kinase inhibitor-like protein → MAGIMLRSTAFTDHDLLPGRFAQDGENLSPPLQWSDVPDSAEELVLVVEDPDAGRAPFLHWLVTGIAPESTGVAEGAVPDGGREWPNATGNTGWSGPLPPQGEEAHRYFFRLYAVNRPLELPAEPQAADVHAALAGSELASGTMVGTYRR